In Streptomyces sp. P3, one DNA window encodes the following:
- a CDS encoding alpha/beta fold hydrolase, whose protein sequence is MEGNGPPDATYARTWSNGRGEVRFFTRADGSRLRYYTVGTGPALVLMHTVRGQLDYFQRVIPQAWDHFTVYALDLPGMGWSDIVPGAQYEEPQLRAAVVEFVRGLDLNDVTLSGESLGGALSLSASIDLKDRVSRVVAFNSYDYPQGGERGNWIARAIISSVRMPVLGPVFAPLEPRPVFRAILQGGYVDKTRLPEDFITELLRSGRRKGYDKGFDRARERYPRVSAPVTLVYSENDWSRPAERDRVADALTDVHRITVPRTGHFSALERPDEMARILLDAA, encoded by the coding sequence ATGGAAGGCAACGGGCCTCCCGACGCGACGTACGCGAGAACCTGGAGCAACGGCCGCGGCGAGGTGCGGTTCTTCACCCGGGCCGACGGTTCGCGGCTGCGCTACTACACGGTGGGCACCGGCCCCGCCCTCGTGCTGATGCACACCGTGCGCGGCCAGCTCGACTACTTCCAGCGGGTGATTCCGCAGGCGTGGGACCACTTCACGGTCTACGCGCTGGATCTGCCCGGGATGGGATGGTCCGACATCGTCCCCGGCGCACAGTACGAGGAGCCGCAACTGCGGGCCGCAGTCGTCGAATTCGTCCGCGGACTGGACCTGAACGACGTCACCCTGTCGGGAGAATCGCTCGGGGGCGCCCTGTCCCTGTCGGCGTCGATCGACCTGAAGGACCGCGTCAGCAGGGTCGTGGCGTTCAACAGCTATGACTACCCCCAGGGCGGGGAGCGGGGAAACTGGATCGCCCGCGCCATCATCTCCAGCGTGCGGATGCCCGTGCTGGGCCCCGTCTTCGCCCCCCTCGAGCCGCGGCCCGTCTTTCGGGCAATTCTGCAGGGCGGCTACGTCGACAAGACCCGGCTGCCCGAGGACTTCATCACCGAGCTACTGAGGAGCGGCCGCCGCAAGGGCTACGACAAGGGATTCGACCGGGCCCGCGAGCGCTATCCGCGCGTGTCGGCACCCGTCACCCTCGTCTACAGCGAGAACGACTGGTCCCGGCCCGCCGAGCGAGACCGCGTGGCCGACGCGCTGACGGACGTCCACCGCATCACCGTGCCCCGCACCGGCCACTTCTCCGCCTTGGAGCGCCCCGACGAGATGGCGCGGATCCTGCTCGACGCGGCCTGA
- a CDS encoding ATP-binding protein has product MSGRVMPCRAAEISSLFLFEKLSSEQLGRLCGEGRVELFDPGPVFTEGDPATCFYVMIEGAVVMSRRVGGDDIEVSRTSQPGVYAGAVMAYVGDGKPQRYMNSLRVSEPTRFFVLPAESFANFMHEWFPMAIHLLEGLVLGSQTFQRAVGQRERLLALGSLSAGLTHELNNPAAAAVRATASLRDRVAHMRNKLGVIASGPYHGDALKALVDLQERTAERVPKAPPLSPLEASDREDELADWLDDHGVPNGWQIAPIFVQGGLDVEWLEQIAAAVDEQEILQSAIGWLTYTVETELLMSEIEDSTARISHLVDAAKQYSQLDRAPYQVADVHELLDSTLLMLSGKIGPQVKVVKEYDRSVPRIPAYPAELNQVWTNLIDNAVSAIKGAGGEGTLTVRTALVHDRLLVEFRDTGPGVPAEIRDRIFDPFFTTKPVGEGTGLGLDISWRIVVNKHHGDLKVESVPGDTRFQVLLPLTATNPDTVSDPAQEPS; this is encoded by the coding sequence GTGAGCGGGCGGGTGATGCCGTGCAGAGCGGCGGAGATCAGTTCGCTGTTCCTGTTCGAGAAGCTGAGCTCCGAGCAGCTCGGCAGGCTGTGCGGCGAGGGACGGGTCGAACTGTTCGACCCCGGGCCGGTGTTCACCGAAGGTGACCCGGCGACCTGCTTCTACGTGATGATCGAGGGCGCGGTCGTCATGTCGCGCCGGGTGGGCGGCGACGACATCGAGGTGAGCCGCACGTCCCAGCCGGGGGTGTACGCGGGGGCCGTGATGGCGTACGTCGGGGACGGGAAACCGCAGCGGTACATGAACTCGCTGCGGGTGTCGGAGCCGACGCGGTTCTTCGTGCTGCCCGCCGAATCGTTCGCGAACTTCATGCACGAGTGGTTTCCGATGGCGATCCATCTCCTGGAGGGGCTCGTCCTCGGTTCGCAGACCTTTCAGCGTGCCGTCGGGCAGCGCGAACGGCTGCTGGCTCTGGGCTCGTTGTCCGCGGGCCTCACCCATGAGCTCAACAACCCGGCCGCGGCGGCCGTACGGGCCACCGCATCGCTCAGGGACCGGGTCGCGCACATGCGCAACAAGCTCGGCGTCATCGCCTCGGGCCCCTACCACGGCGACGCCCTGAAGGCCCTGGTCGACCTCCAGGAACGTACGGCCGAGCGGGTCCCCAAGGCGCCGCCACTGAGCCCGCTCGAAGCGTCCGACCGGGAGGACGAACTCGCCGACTGGCTGGACGACCACGGTGTCCCAAACGGCTGGCAGATCGCGCCGATCTTCGTGCAGGGCGGTCTCGACGTCGAGTGGCTGGAGCAGATCGCGGCGGCCGTCGACGAGCAGGAAATCCTGCAGAGTGCTATCGGGTGGCTCACCTACACGGTCGAGACCGAGCTGTTGATGTCCGAGATCGAGGACTCCACCGCCCGTATCTCGCACCTCGTCGACGCCGCCAAGCAGTACTCGCAGCTGGACCGCGCGCCCTATCAGGTCGCCGATGTCCACGAACTCCTCGACAGCACGCTGCTGATGCTGTCGGGCAAGATCGGTCCACAGGTCAAGGTCGTTAAGGAGTACGACCGTTCGGTGCCGAGGATTCCGGCCTACCCGGCCGAACTGAACCAGGTGTGGACCAACCTGATCGACAACGCGGTCTCCGCCATCAAGGGCGCGGGCGGCGAAGGGACGTTGACCGTACGCACCGCTCTGGTGCACGACCGGCTCCTGGTGGAGTTCCGCGACACGGGCCCGGGAGTGCCGGCCGAGATCCGCGACCGGATCTTCGACCCGTTCTTCACCACCAAGCCGGTGGGCGAGGGCACCGGGCTGGGGCTCGACATCTCCTGGCGGATCGTCGTCAACAAGCACCACGGTGACCTGAAAGTCGAGTCCGTACCCGGCGACACCCGCTTCCAGGTGCTGCTTCCCCTCACCGCCACCAACCCCGACACCGTCTCCGACCCGGCCCAGGAGCCCTCATGA
- a CDS encoding NAD(P)/FAD-dependent oxidoreductase, with protein sequence MAVATPPYASDALAEGTVDAVVIGGGAAGLNGALILARSRRSVVVIDGGSPRNAPAEAVHGLLALDGTPPSEILRRGREQVRQYGGRVVHGEVVSAESATPSADGDLRFTVTLADGRGITARRILVATGLTDVLPQVPGLADHWGHSVVHCPYCHGWEVRDEPIGILATGPASIGHAYLFRQLTEDLTYFTHGTDLDEDSRARFAARGIRVVDTPVTEVVNDEDGTLAGLRLADGQVVARRVLAVGPRMQARTQALEGLGLPVQDLPVGRGFASGTAGATEVPGVWVAGNVTDPVAQVGASAAAGALAGADINRMLAIADTDAALQGIAEGSKAATR encoded by the coding sequence ATGGCTGTGGCGACTCCTCCGTACGCGAGCGATGCACTGGCCGAGGGGACCGTCGACGCGGTGGTGATCGGCGGGGGCGCCGCGGGGCTGAACGGTGCACTGATCCTCGCCCGCTCCCGCCGCTCCGTCGTCGTGATCGACGGCGGCTCCCCGCGCAACGCGCCCGCCGAGGCCGTGCACGGCCTCCTCGCCCTGGACGGCACCCCGCCGTCCGAGATTCTTCGACGGGGCCGGGAGCAGGTGCGCCAGTACGGCGGACGCGTCGTCCACGGCGAGGTGGTCTCGGCCGAGTCCGCCACCCCGTCGGCGGACGGGGACCTGCGGTTCACCGTCACCCTGGCCGACGGCCGCGGCATCACCGCCCGCCGCATCCTGGTGGCCACCGGCCTCACGGATGTGCTGCCACAGGTGCCCGGGCTCGCCGACCACTGGGGGCACAGTGTGGTGCACTGCCCGTACTGCCACGGCTGGGAGGTGCGCGATGAACCCATCGGCATCCTCGCCACCGGGCCGGCCTCCATCGGCCACGCGTATCTGTTCCGTCAGCTGACCGAGGACCTGACCTACTTCACCCACGGCACCGACCTGGACGAGGACAGCCGCGCCCGCTTCGCCGCCCGCGGCATCCGCGTCGTCGACACCCCGGTCACCGAGGTCGTCAACGACGAGGACGGCACCCTCGCCGGGCTGCGCCTGGCCGACGGCCAGGTCGTGGCCCGCCGCGTCCTGGCCGTCGGCCCGCGGATGCAGGCCCGCACCCAGGCCCTGGAAGGTCTGGGCCTGCCGGTGCAGGACCTGCCGGTGGGCCGCGGTTTCGCCTCCGGCACGGCCGGCGCCACCGAAGTCCCCGGGGTGTGGGTGGCCGGCAACGTCACCGATCCGGTCGCCCAGGTAGGGGCCTCCGCAGCGGCCGGCGCACTGGCCGGCGCCGACATCAACAGGATGCTGGCCATCGCGGACACCGACGCGGCCCTCCAGGGAATCGCCGAGGGAAGCAAAGCGGCCACACGATGA
- a CDS encoding MFS transporter codes for MRRNTSITLLSVGHACVDVYQGAVASLVPFFVAERSYTYAVASGIVLAASLLSSVAQPVFGALTDRRSMPWLLPVGTLLGGAGVALSGLSGSYTLTLVFVAVSGVGVAAYHPESARVARIAGRGSHRAMGWFSTGGNIGFASAPLLVAAVVAAGGLRWTPLLVLPALVGAALCLPVVRALQHDKAPGPGTTGPAGSDDIASFVKLSLAVVFRSIAFVGLSTFVSLYARQRLGGGTAAGTAALTVLYLGSAIGSVLGGFLASRRDRVTVSRRSYLIAVAAVAGVVWLPGAAVYLFLALTSASLYVPFSLQVTLGQDYLPSRVGTASGITLGLTVSIGGLAGPVIGGLADATSLQTALAPLVLMPLLSWLIFRSLPEPAAPHLTVAPQPSADDTDITGATDVTDGTDVTDGTDVTDATGATDAADASEQRPRLR; via the coding sequence GTGCGAAGGAATACATCGATCACTCTGCTGTCCGTCGGCCACGCCTGCGTCGACGTGTACCAGGGCGCCGTGGCGTCCCTGGTGCCGTTCTTCGTCGCCGAGCGTTCCTACACCTACGCGGTCGCCTCGGGCATCGTGCTGGCCGCCTCGTTGCTGTCCTCGGTGGCGCAGCCGGTGTTCGGCGCGCTCACCGACCGTCGGTCGATGCCCTGGCTGCTGCCGGTCGGCACGCTGCTCGGCGGTGCCGGCGTCGCGCTCAGCGGACTGAGCGGTTCCTACACGCTCACGCTCGTGTTCGTCGCTGTCTCGGGGGTCGGTGTGGCCGCCTACCACCCGGAGTCCGCCCGTGTCGCCCGTATCGCCGGCCGGGGCAGTCACCGGGCCATGGGCTGGTTCTCCACCGGTGGCAACATCGGCTTCGCGTCGGCCCCGCTCCTGGTCGCCGCCGTGGTGGCCGCCGGGGGACTGCGCTGGACGCCGCTGCTGGTGCTGCCGGCCCTCGTCGGCGCCGCGCTGTGCCTGCCCGTGGTGCGCGCCCTGCAGCACGACAAGGCACCCGGACCGGGTACGACGGGTCCGGCCGGAAGCGACGACATCGCCTCCTTCGTGAAGCTGTCCCTGGCCGTGGTCTTCCGCTCGATCGCGTTCGTCGGCCTGAGCACCTTCGTCTCGCTCTACGCCCGCCAGCGCCTGGGCGGCGGTACGGCGGCCGGCACCGCGGCCCTGACCGTGCTCTACCTCGGCAGTGCGATCGGCTCGGTGCTGGGTGGATTTCTGGCGAGCCGTCGGGACCGGGTGACGGTCTCGCGCCGGTCGTACCTGATCGCCGTCGCGGCCGTCGCGGGCGTGGTGTGGCTGCCGGGTGCCGCCGTCTACCTGTTCTTGGCGCTGACTTCGGCGAGCCTGTACGTGCCGTTCTCGCTGCAGGTGACGCTCGGTCAGGACTACCTGCCCTCGCGGGTCGGCACGGCCAGCGGGATCACCCTCGGCCTGACCGTGAGCATCGGCGGCCTGGCCGGTCCCGTCATCGGCGGCCTCGCCGACGCCACGTCCCTGCAGACCGCCCTGGCGCCTCTCGTCCTGATGCCCCTGCTGAGCTGGCTGATCTTCCGCTCCCTGCCCGAACCCGCCGCGCCGCACCTCACGGTCGCGCCGCAGCCGAGTGCCGACGACACGGACATCACAGGCGCCACGGATGTCACGGACGGCACGGATGTCACGGACGGCACGGACGTCACGGACGCAACGGGTGCCACGGATGCCGCCGACGCGTCCGAACAACGGCCCCGCCTACGCTGA
- a CDS encoding GAP family protein, producing MVLDLVVIGTAVTLGPLHNSAFILLLSSRRGVRLGLAFLLSWLANLIVVITCVLLLTGGQPPARHSAPSTAVLGAKVALGLALVLYGEHRRRRPPRPHGPPRWTARIDNASPATAAGLAWLLQPWALVAAGAATTVDADLSTLADWLALTAYCLLATLSLIVMELYAVWAPTVANARLNALRTWLAQHQEQLIVTLALLTGLWLTARSIAELVA from the coding sequence ATGGTCCTCGACCTGGTGGTGATCGGTACCGCCGTCACCCTGGGGCCTCTGCACAACAGCGCCTTCATCCTGCTGCTCTCCTCGCGGCGTGGCGTTCGCCTGGGGCTGGCGTTCCTGTTGTCGTGGCTGGCCAACCTGATCGTGGTGATCACCTGTGTGCTGCTGCTGACCGGCGGTCAGCCCCCGGCCCGTCACAGCGCGCCCTCGACCGCCGTACTCGGCGCGAAGGTCGCCCTCGGCCTGGCACTGGTCCTCTACGGGGAGCACCGGCGCCGCCGGCCGCCACGCCCGCACGGCCCACCACGCTGGACCGCCCGGATCGACAACGCGTCGCCGGCCACGGCAGCCGGCCTGGCTTGGCTGCTGCAGCCCTGGGCACTGGTCGCCGCCGGCGCCGCGACCACCGTCGACGCGGACCTCTCCACCCTGGCCGACTGGCTCGCGCTGACCGCCTATTGCCTGCTCGCCACCCTCAGCCTCATCGTCATGGAGCTGTACGCGGTCTGGGCTCCCACGGTCGCGAACGCCCGGCTGAACGCCCTGCGCACCTGGCTCGCGCAACACCAGGAACAGCTGATCGTCACACTCGCCCTGCTGACGGGCCTGTGGCTGACGGCCCGGAGCATCGCCGAACTGGTCGCCTGA
- a CDS encoding oxidoreductase yields the protein MQTGPPVALVTGASSGIGRAAALALVGAGFAVVGTSRNAANAEPLSGVTFLDLDVAGDESVRSLVGEVIERFGRIDVLVNNAGVGAVGAGEESSISQAKEVFDINVFGVMRMTNAVLPHMRAQGSGRVVNVSSVVGLIPAPFMAVYAATKHAVEGYSESVDHELREHGVRMLLVEPAYTSTGFEASSMAPDSPLPVYAAQREVSRDVLATAVRNADDPDVVAKVIVAVATDSRPKLRYTAGPMARRVSILRRIVPSRAFDRQIRNLNRLAG from the coding sequence ATGCAGACAGGTCCCCCCGTGGCCCTCGTGACGGGCGCCTCCTCCGGGATCGGGCGGGCGGCGGCGCTCGCCCTCGTGGGCGCCGGCTTCGCGGTGGTCGGCACCAGCCGCAACGCGGCGAACGCCGAGCCGCTCTCCGGGGTGACGTTCCTCGATCTCGACGTGGCCGGCGACGAGTCGGTCCGCTCCCTGGTCGGGGAGGTGATCGAGCGGTTCGGCCGGATAGACGTCCTGGTCAACAACGCAGGCGTGGGCGCGGTCGGCGCCGGCGAGGAGAGCTCGATCAGCCAGGCCAAGGAGGTCTTCGACATCAACGTCTTCGGCGTGATGCGGATGACCAACGCGGTGTTGCCCCACATGCGCGCCCAGGGCAGTGGCCGCGTGGTCAACGTCTCCTCGGTAGTCGGTCTGATCCCGGCCCCCTTCATGGCCGTCTACGCCGCCACCAAGCATGCGGTCGAGGGCTACTCCGAGTCCGTCGACCACGAGCTTCGCGAGCACGGCGTCCGGATGCTGCTGGTCGAGCCGGCCTACACGAGCACGGGTTTCGAGGCGAGCAGCATGGCACCCGACTCGCCCCTGCCGGTCTACGCCGCGCAGCGGGAGGTCTCCCGAGACGTGCTGGCCACGGCCGTGCGCAACGCCGACGACCCGGACGTCGTCGCGAAGGTGATCGTCGCGGTCGCCACCGATTCCAGGCCCAAGCTCAGGTACACCGCCGGCCCGATGGCCAGACGCGTCAGCATCCTGCGCCGGATCGTGCCCTCGCGCGCCTTCGACAGACAGATCCGCAACCTCAACCGACTGGCCGGCTGA
- a CDS encoding helix-turn-helix transcriptional regulator yields the protein MPRIRHEPIAPTRTQRLAPGGAIEAHRHDDHQIVYAGRGVLVVTTDAGSWVAPGTRAIWVPAGVVHAHQAHGELELHLMGLPATDNPLGLDTPTVLAVGPLLRELIIAYTHASDDDSPERARLRAVLIDRLRVSPQEPLHLPTPATPLLRTLCDILRADPADCSTLAELGSRVGASDRTLSRLFRSDLGMTFPQWRTQLRLQRALVLLAEKEPVTVVAHRCGWSSASAFIDVFRRTFGHTPGSHPAG from the coding sequence ATGCCGCGAATCCGCCATGAACCGATCGCACCGACCCGCACCCAGCGGCTGGCCCCGGGCGGCGCGATCGAAGCCCATCGGCACGACGACCACCAGATCGTCTACGCCGGCCGGGGCGTGCTGGTCGTCACGACCGACGCGGGCTCCTGGGTCGCCCCCGGCACCCGCGCCATCTGGGTCCCGGCCGGCGTCGTCCATGCCCACCAGGCCCACGGCGAACTCGAACTGCATCTGATGGGGCTGCCCGCCACCGACAACCCACTCGGCCTCGACACACCGACCGTGCTGGCCGTCGGCCCGCTGCTGCGTGAACTGATCATCGCCTACACCCACGCATCCGACGACGACAGCCCCGAACGGGCCCGGCTGCGCGCGGTACTGATCGACCGGTTGCGGGTCTCCCCCCAGGAGCCGCTGCACCTGCCCACACCGGCCACCCCCCTGCTGCGCACGCTGTGCGACATCCTGCGGGCCGACCCGGCCGACTGCAGCACCCTCGCCGAACTGGGCAGCCGGGTCGGCGCAAGTGACCGCACGCTGTCCCGGCTGTTCCGCAGCGACCTCGGGATGACCTTCCCCCAGTGGCGCACCCAGTTGCGCCTTCAGCGCGCCCTGGTCCTGCTCGCCGAGAAGGAACCGGTGACCGTGGTGGCGCACCGGTGCGGCTGGTCCTCGGCCAGCGCCTTCATCGACGTCTTCCGGCGCACCTTCGGCCACACACCGGGCTCCCATCCGGCAGGCTGA
- a CDS encoding MFS transporter gives MSTSIDRGAPAAAKRDSGLRGSHAVRWWVLVVIGVAQLMVMLDATVVNIALPEAQQDLGFSDGSRQWVITGYALAFGSLLLLGGRLGDLLGRRTLFVIGLAGFGAASVVGGAAGSFEILVAGRVAQGLFAALLAPAALSLLSVTFTEPSERAKAFGIFSALGGAGGAIGLLLGGMLTEWASWRWVMYVNVAFAAPALIGALLLLAKPAITKKPKLDIPGIVVVSAALFAVVYGFAHVESTSWTDPVALGSMIVGAVLLVVFVWLESRVAHPLLPLRLVLDRTRGGSFLAVFVLGMGMFSIFLFLTYYFAASLGYSPIKTGLAFLPMVAAVVASSTTMPSLVLPKVGPKIVVSAGFLVAAAGMALLTRLELDSTYATHIMPGMILLGLGIGAVMTTAIQGATSGIHHEDAGVASALVNTGQQIGGSISTALLTTVASSAATDYLTSHKPSALAAAQAGVEGYTATLAWGSGFFVVGAVIAAFLIPNRALEPSEGEPVMAH, from the coding sequence ATGAGTACCAGCATCGACCGCGGGGCGCCCGCCGCCGCAAAGAGAGACTCGGGCCTTCGCGGCTCACATGCCGTGCGCTGGTGGGTGCTGGTCGTCATAGGCGTGGCACAGCTCATGGTCATGCTCGACGCGACCGTCGTGAACATCGCGCTGCCCGAGGCGCAGCAGGACCTCGGCTTCAGCGACGGCAGTAGGCAGTGGGTCATCACGGGTTACGCGCTGGCGTTCGGCAGCCTGCTGCTGCTCGGCGGCCGACTCGGTGACCTGTTGGGCCGACGTACCCTCTTCGTGATCGGCTTGGCGGGTTTCGGGGCCGCGTCCGTCGTCGGCGGCGCGGCCGGCAGCTTCGAGATCCTCGTCGCGGGGCGCGTGGCCCAGGGCCTCTTCGCCGCACTGCTCGCACCCGCGGCACTCTCCCTGCTCAGCGTGACCTTCACCGAACCGTCCGAAAGGGCGAAGGCCTTCGGTATCTTCAGTGCGTTGGGTGGTGCGGGCGGCGCGATCGGGCTGCTGCTGGGCGGCATGCTCACCGAATGGGCGTCGTGGCGCTGGGTGATGTACGTGAACGTCGCCTTCGCGGCCCCCGCCCTGATCGGCGCCTTGCTGCTGCTGGCCAAGCCCGCGATCACCAAGAAGCCCAAACTCGATATTCCGGGCATCGTCGTGGTGAGCGCCGCGCTGTTCGCCGTCGTCTACGGGTTCGCGCACGTCGAGTCCACCAGCTGGACCGACCCGGTCGCCCTCGGCTCCATGATCGTCGGCGCGGTGCTGCTCGTGGTGTTCGTATGGCTGGAGTCCAGGGTCGCGCATCCGCTGCTGCCGCTGCGCCTCGTGCTGGACCGGACCCGCGGTGGTTCGTTCCTGGCGGTGTTCGTCCTGGGCATGGGGATGTTCTCGATCTTCCTGTTCCTGACCTACTACTTCGCGGCCAGCCTCGGCTACTCGCCGATCAAGACCGGTCTGGCGTTCCTGCCGATGGTCGCGGCCGTCGTCGCTTCGTCGACCACGATGCCTTCGCTGGTGCTGCCCAAGGTCGGCCCGAAGATCGTCGTCAGCGCCGGCTTCCTGGTCGCCGCAGCCGGTATGGCCCTGCTGACCCGGCTCGAGTTGGACAGCACCTACGCCACCCACATCATGCCCGGCATGATCCTGCTGGGTCTCGGCATCGGCGCGGTGATGACCACCGCGATCCAGGGGGCGACCTCGGGCATTCACCACGAGGACGCGGGTGTCGCCTCGGCGCTGGTCAACACCGGTCAGCAAATCGGCGGCTCCATCAGTACGGCACTGCTGACCACCGTTGCCTCGTCCGCCGCGACCGACTACCTGACTTCGCACAAGCCCAGCGCGCTGGCCGCGGCGCAGGCCGGGGTCGAGGGCTACACGGCCACCCTGGCGTGGGGCTCCGGGTTCTTCGTGGTCGGTGCGGTGATCGCCGCGTTCCTGATTCCGAATCGGGCCCTGGAGCCGTCCGAGGGCGAGCCCGTGATGGCCCACTGA
- a CDS encoding FAD-dependent oxidoreductase, whose protein sequence is MTVDDDPGVSRAVARDLRRRYGGSYRIVRAESGESALEALRELKLRGDLVAVILADYRMPRMNGIEFLEQAMDVYPGARRVLLTAYADSNAAIDAINVVDLDHYLLKPWDPPEEKLYPVLDDLLDAWRASDYRPVPATKVVGHRWSARSSQVREFLARNQVPYRWYSTEEPEGQRLLAAAGEDGQRLPVVVTADGTALVEPEVPELAAHVGLATTPTSDFYDLVVIGGGPAGLGAAVYGASEGLRTVLVERSATGGQAGQSSRIENYLGFPDGVSGGQLTDRARRQATKFGAEILSAREVTGLESSGAARLVRFADGSQIAAHSVILATGVSYRQLEAPGADELSGRGVFYGSALTEAAACQGHDVYIVGGANSAGQAAMYLSRGAKSVTLLVRGADLTASMSHYLIQQIAESPNISVRARTVVEATHGDGHLEQLTLRDTTSGQTELVDAQWLFVFIGAAPLTDWLEGTVLRDERGFILAGPDLTADGRPPANWELDRPPYHLETNIPGVFVAGDARAESAKRVASAVGEGAMAVMLVHRYLEQS, encoded by the coding sequence ATGACCGTGGACGACGATCCCGGGGTGTCCCGGGCCGTCGCCCGTGATCTGCGGCGGCGCTACGGCGGTTCGTACCGGATCGTGCGCGCGGAGTCCGGCGAGTCCGCGCTGGAGGCGCTGCGGGAGCTGAAGCTGCGCGGCGACCTGGTGGCGGTGATCCTGGCCGACTACCGGATGCCGCGGATGAACGGCATCGAGTTCCTCGAACAGGCCATGGACGTCTATCCGGGCGCCCGCCGCGTGCTGCTGACCGCCTACGCGGACTCGAACGCGGCGATCGACGCGATCAACGTCGTCGACCTCGACCACTACCTGCTCAAGCCGTGGGACCCGCCGGAGGAGAAGCTCTACCCGGTGCTCGACGACCTGCTGGACGCCTGGCGCGCCAGCGACTACCGGCCCGTGCCCGCCACGAAGGTCGTCGGACACCGCTGGTCGGCACGGTCCTCGCAGGTGCGCGAGTTCCTGGCCCGCAACCAGGTGCCGTACCGCTGGTACTCCACCGAGGAACCCGAGGGGCAGCGGCTGCTCGCGGCGGCCGGCGAGGACGGGCAGCGGCTTCCGGTGGTGGTCACGGCGGACGGTACGGCGCTCGTCGAGCCGGAGGTGCCCGAACTGGCCGCGCACGTGGGGCTGGCGACGACACCCACGTCCGACTTCTACGACCTGGTCGTCATCGGCGGCGGGCCGGCCGGGCTGGGCGCGGCCGTGTACGGGGCCTCGGAGGGGCTGCGCACGGTGCTCGTGGAGCGGTCGGCGACCGGCGGGCAGGCCGGGCAGAGTTCGCGGATCGAGAACTATCTGGGCTTCCCGGACGGGGTGTCCGGCGGCCAGCTCACCGACCGGGCGCGACGCCAGGCCACCAAGTTCGGCGCCGAGATCCTCTCCGCGCGGGAGGTGACCGGTCTGGAGAGCAGCGGGGCGGCCCGGCTCGTACGGTTCGCGGACGGGTCGCAGATCGCGGCGCACAGCGTGATCCTGGCGACCGGTGTGTCGTACCGGCAGCTGGAGGCGCCGGGTGCCGACGAGTTGTCGGGCCGCGGGGTGTTCTACGGGTCCGCGCTCACCGAGGCCGCCGCCTGCCAGGGCCACGACGTGTACATCGTCGGCGGCGCCAACTCGGCCGGGCAGGCGGCGATGTACCTGTCCAGGGGCGCCAAGTCGGTCACGCTGCTGGTGCGCGGAGCGGACCTCACCGCGTCGATGTCGCACTATCTCATCCAGCAGATCGCCGAGTCGCCGAACATCTCGGTGCGGGCCCGCACGGTCGTCGAGGCCACACACGGCGACGGCCACCTGGAACAGCTGACGCTGCGCGACACGACGAGCGGTCAGACCGAACTCGTCGACGCGCAGTGGCTGTTCGTGTTCATCGGCGCGGCCCCGCTCACCGACTGGCTGGAGGGCACGGTGTTGCGGGACGAGCGCGGGTTCATCCTCGCCGGGCCCGATCTGACCGCCGACGGGCGGCCACCGGCCAACTGGGAGCTGGACCGGCCGCCGTACCACCTGGAGACCAACATCCCCGGCGTGTTCGTCGCCGGGGACGCGCGCGCGGAGTCCGCGAAGCGGGTCGCGTCCGCCGTCGGAGAGGGAGCCATGGCCGTGATGCTCGTACACCGGTATCTGGAGCAGTCGTGA
- a CDS encoding TetR/AcrR family transcriptional regulator, translated as MARPRSFDRDHVLHAAERQFRASGYNGTSVDDISAATGLGRGSLYGAFDGKHGVLLQAMAGYFARLGQGPRKALAGPDEGALERLHGYLLRAVHGVPLAADVPPASDRTAAACFAAKMALEIGASDPEVKRLADDCFSVVATAVAECVRAAQRNGDIDPDADPDDLAYLLLTIIRGTDVVGAFGHSPARLTSIAESAFALLPRPRHT; from the coding sequence ATGGCCAGACCACGAAGCTTTGACCGCGACCACGTCCTCCATGCCGCCGAGCGGCAGTTCCGCGCCTCGGGCTACAACGGCACGAGCGTCGACGACATCAGTGCCGCCACCGGCCTGGGCCGCGGCAGCCTCTATGGCGCGTTCGACGGCAAGCACGGCGTGCTGCTGCAGGCGATGGCCGGCTACTTCGCCCGGCTGGGGCAGGGTCCGCGGAAGGCGCTCGCCGGACCGGACGAGGGCGCCCTGGAACGACTGCACGGGTACTTGCTCCGCGCCGTCCACGGGGTGCCACTCGCCGCCGACGTACCCCCCGCCTCTGACCGGACGGCGGCGGCCTGCTTCGCCGCCAAGATGGCCCTGGAGATCGGCGCCTCCGACCCCGAGGTGAAACGCCTGGCCGACGACTGCTTCTCCGTGGTCGCGACGGCGGTGGCCGAGTGCGTGCGAGCGGCGCAGCGCAACGGCGACATCGACCCCGACGCGGATCCCGACGACCTCGCCTACCTTCTGCTGACCATCATCCGCGGGACCGATGTCGTAGGTGCCTTCGGCCACAGTCCCGCCCGCCTGACCTCGATCGCGGAGAGCGCGTTCGCCTTGCTGCCTCGCCCGCGCCACACCTGA